A genome region from Natronosalvus rutilus includes the following:
- a CDS encoding PAS domain-containing sensor histidine kinase, which yields MNRRADATDGGFWADSDADVALERFRTLVNAVSDGIYQLDPAGRFTAVNDVIVEMTGYERAELLGEHVSFVLEDDDVDRVRRAIEEHRSADGRLNRTFDLAVRTADGETIHCEIRLSVLLEDGTFEGTVGTVREVSDRNHTEQRLLDRDRQLRLERDLTDQILETSPIGIQVLDSDGEVTRMNDRLREMLEIPEREEHTYDPSNRSVYDETGARISTANHPFAITLETGEPVYDRHLRVDLPSGDRRWLSINAAPLFDDAGAIERVVTTGEDITDLKERERALERRQRELTAELDEIYGRITDGVIALNDDWEFTHVNENAEVVLDAAEDELLGRVIWDAFPELVNTEFERRYREAMTTQEPVSLVDYFEPHDAWFEEHVYPSETGISIYFRDVTEHRERERKLEKSEQRHRTLAEYFPNGLVTLFDDDLTYTLAAGQGFDRIPVDPADLEENRACDVWSDETWSALEPAFRAAIEGEERSVELSYADREWVLHAVPITDERGDVFAGMTMAQDITERKEYERKLEDTVERLEESNERLEQFAYAASHDLQEPLRMVSSYLRLLEQRYDDELDEDGEEFLAFAVDGADRMREMIDGLLAYSRVDTESGSLEPVDLDAILDDALDNLRIQIDEAGADITRDDLPRVDGDATQLQQVFQNLLDNAITYSGDDPPRIRIEADRQGAKPVISIEDNGIGIAPDDQDRIFTIFNRLHSREEHDGAGIGLALCQRIVDRHGGDIWVRSTPGEGTTFSFSISRAEDRGEDRPQR from the coding sequence ATGAATCGACGAGCGGACGCGACAGATGGGGGGTTCTGGGCCGATTCCGACGCTGACGTGGCGCTCGAGCGATTCCGCACGCTCGTCAACGCCGTTAGCGACGGCATCTACCAGCTCGATCCCGCCGGCCGCTTCACCGCGGTCAACGACGTCATCGTCGAAATGACCGGTTACGAACGGGCCGAACTCCTCGGCGAACACGTCTCCTTCGTCCTCGAGGACGACGACGTCGACCGAGTCCGACGGGCCATCGAGGAGCACCGTTCGGCCGACGGTCGACTGAACCGGACGTTCGACCTCGCCGTCAGAACAGCGGACGGCGAGACGATTCACTGCGAGATTCGACTGAGCGTCCTTCTCGAAGACGGTACGTTCGAAGGGACCGTGGGGACCGTCCGCGAGGTCTCCGACCGGAACCACACAGAACAGCGGCTCCTGGACCGCGACCGACAACTCCGGCTTGAACGGGACCTGACCGATCAAATTCTCGAGACGAGTCCGATCGGCATTCAGGTGCTCGACTCGGACGGCGAGGTCACGCGAATGAACGATCGTCTCAGGGAGATGCTCGAGATTCCAGAGCGCGAGGAGCACACGTACGACCCGTCGAACCGATCGGTCTACGACGAGACCGGAGCGCGAATTTCGACCGCGAACCATCCGTTCGCGATCACGCTGGAGACGGGGGAGCCGGTGTACGACCGGCACCTCCGGGTCGACCTCCCCAGCGGCGACCGTCGCTGGCTCTCGATCAACGCCGCGCCCCTCTTCGACGACGCGGGGGCCATCGAACGTGTCGTGACGACCGGCGAAGACATCACCGACCTCAAAGAGCGCGAACGCGCGCTCGAGCGTCGACAACGCGAGCTCACGGCCGAACTGGACGAGATCTACGGCCGCATCACCGACGGCGTCATCGCGCTGAACGACGACTGGGAGTTCACCCACGTCAACGAGAATGCCGAAGTGGTCCTCGACGCCGCCGAGGACGAACTCCTCGGCCGGGTGATCTGGGACGCGTTCCCGGAACTCGTCAACACCGAGTTCGAGCGCCGGTACCGCGAGGCGATGACGACGCAGGAGCCCGTCTCGCTGGTAGATTACTTCGAGCCGCACGACGCCTGGTTCGAGGAACACGTCTATCCCTCCGAGACGGGGATTTCGATCTACTTCCGGGACGTCACCGAGCACAGGGAGCGCGAACGTAAGCTCGAGAAGTCCGAGCAGCGTCACCGGACGCTCGCGGAGTACTTTCCGAACGGGCTGGTGACGCTCTTCGACGACGACCTCACGTACACGCTGGCGGCCGGGCAGGGCTTCGACCGAATTCCGGTGGACCCGGCCGATCTGGAGGAGAACAGGGCCTGCGACGTCTGGTCGGACGAAACGTGGAGCGCGCTCGAGCCCGCCTTCCGGGCCGCGATCGAGGGGGAGGAGCGGTCGGTCGAACTCTCCTACGCCGACCGGGAGTGGGTGCTCCACGCGGTTCCGATCACCGACGAACGGGGCGATGTCTTCGCCGGAATGACGATGGCCCAGGATATCACGGAGCGCAAGGAGTACGAGCGAAAACTCGAGGATACGGTCGAGCGCCTCGAGGAGTCGAACGAACGGCTCGAGCAGTTCGCCTACGCCGCCTCCCACGACCTTCAGGAGCCCCTGCGGATGGTCTCGAGTTACCTGCGACTGCTCGAGCAGCGCTACGACGACGAGCTCGACGAGGACGGCGAGGAATTCCTCGCGTTCGCCGTCGACGGCGCCGACCGCATGCGGGAGATGATCGACGGGCTGCTCGCGTATTCCCGCGTCGACACGGAGAGCGGTTCGCTCGAACCGGTCGACCTCGACGCCATCCTCGACGACGCGCTCGATAACCTTCGAATCCAGATCGACGAAGCTGGCGCCGACATTACGAGGGACGACCTGCCACGGGTCGACGGGGACGCGACCCAGTTACAGCAGGTCTTCCAGAACCTCCTGGACAACGCGATCACGTACAGCGGGGACGATCCGCCCCGGATTCGAATCGAAGCCGATCGGCAGGGGGCGAAGCCGGTGATTTCGATCGAAGATAACGGCATCGGCATCGCTCCCGATGACCAGGATCGAATCTTCACGATCTTCAACCGGCTGCACAGCCGCGAGGAGCACGACGGGGCGGGCATCGGGCTCGCGCTCTGTCAGCGGATCGTCGATCGTCACGGCGGAGACATTTGGGTTCGCTCGACGCCCGGCGAGGGAACGACGTTCTCGTTCTCGATTTCGAGAGCGGAGGACCGGGGCGAGGACCGACCGCAGCGGTAG
- a CDS encoding translation initiation factor: protein MSNDDLDDLLDELDSHDDLTVAEQVLTIRLEKRRYGKPVTILEGFDLSTADLKSTASELKQALGTGGTVEEGRIELQGDHRSRLPPLLRERGFQVQE from the coding sequence GTGTCAAACGACGACCTCGACGACCTGCTCGACGAACTCGACTCCCACGACGACCTCACCGTCGCCGAACAAGTGCTCACGATCCGCCTCGAGAAGCGCCGGTACGGGAAACCCGTCACGATTCTCGAGGGGTTCGACCTCTCGACGGCGGACCTGAAATCGACCGCCTCCGAACTCAAACAGGCGCTCGGGACGGGTGGCACCGTCGAGGAGGGTCGAATCGAGCTTCAGGGGGATCACCGCAGTCGACTCCCGCCGCTCCTTCGCGAGCGCGGATTCCAGGTCCAGGAGTAG
- a CDS encoding MFS transporter codes for MDLLNRWRYRETVLALCTLAFFATMVARLVISPVVPDVTDAFGVSNFVVGIALTGLWMTYFLAQFPSGILADRFGERPVILVAVGGTAVTSLLIAVSPAFPIFLLATLVLGAVAGLHYSVATTLLTRTYDNIGSAIGIHNGGGPLAGLVAPALAAWVAVVLGWRYAIALGVVAAVPIYVLFSRYVEPTEPRRPDQPMRDRFELEPLLEVLSRPPIAFTVCLAILSAFVWQALSSFLPTFLIEHRNHSQTLAGIVFSAYFVVQAITQVGVGAISDRYGRDLAAAGCMVLGSSGLLLFVFGPGFPSIVLAVLLVGTGLGWGAALLPRIMDNLNDEERGAGFGLVRTVYGVVGSLGSVATGLFADVLGWGVAFTILAGLLVVVLLALVTNRALGLGY; via the coding sequence ATGGATCTGCTGAATCGATGGCGCTACCGGGAGACCGTCCTTGCGCTCTGTACGCTCGCCTTCTTCGCGACGATGGTCGCCCGCCTGGTGATCAGCCCGGTCGTCCCCGACGTCACCGACGCCTTCGGCGTCTCGAACTTTGTCGTCGGCATCGCGCTCACCGGTCTCTGGATGACCTACTTCCTCGCGCAGTTCCCCAGCGGCATCCTGGCCGACCGCTTCGGCGAGCGACCCGTCATCCTGGTCGCCGTCGGCGGCACGGCGGTCACGAGCCTCCTCATCGCTGTCTCTCCCGCGTTTCCAATCTTCCTGCTCGCGACGCTCGTGCTCGGCGCCGTCGCGGGCCTCCACTACAGCGTCGCGACGACGCTCTTGACCCGGACCTACGACAACATCGGCTCCGCCATCGGCATCCACAACGGCGGCGGCCCGCTCGCCGGCCTCGTCGCCCCGGCCCTGGCCGCCTGGGTCGCCGTCGTCCTCGGCTGGCGCTACGCCATCGCCCTCGGCGTCGTCGCCGCCGTCCCCATCTACGTCCTGTTCTCCCGCTACGTCGAACCGACCGAGCCGCGCCGCCCCGACCAGCCGATGCGCGACCGGTTCGAACTCGAGCCCCTGCTCGAGGTGCTCTCGCGCCCGCCCATCGCGTTCACCGTCTGCCTCGCGATCCTCTCGGCGTTCGTCTGGCAGGCGCTGTCGTCGTTCCTGCCCACCTTCCTGATCGAACACCGGAATCACTCCCAGACCCTCGCCGGCATCGTCTTCTCGGCGTACTTCGTCGTGCAGGCGATCACCCAGGTCGGCGTCGGCGCCATCTCCGACCGCTACGGCCGCGACCTCGCCGCCGCCGGCTGCATGGTGCTCGGCTCGAGCGGTCTCCTGCTGTTCGTCTTCGGCCCCGGTTTTCCATCGATCGTCCTCGCCGTTCTGCTCGTCGGAACGGGCCTGGGCTGGGGTGCCGCCCTCCTCCCGCGGATCATGGACAACCTCAACGACGAAGAGCGCGGGGCCGGCTTCGGCCTCGTCCGGACAGTCTACGGCGTCGTCGGCTCGCTCGGTTCGGTCGCGACCGGCCTCTTCGCCGACGTCCTCGGCTGGGGCGTCGCCTTCACGATCCTGGCCGGTCTCCTGGTCGTCGTCCTCCTCGCGCTCGTCACGAATCGAGCCCTGGGACTGGGGTACTGA
- a CDS encoding GNAT family N-acetyltransferase, with the protein MDTDIRPATADDRESIRELARETWYDTYVELERDVIDETVDAWYSDEELERALSTPGTTMLVSEAGEGRIVGVAHGVVQEDEGDVLRLYVHPDHQREGIGTALHERLRENLEDFNMRRMRAIDLASNAEGRTFYEDLGFEKTGEGTVDIGGESRQEVVYTLDLE; encoded by the coding sequence ATGGACACCGACATTCGCCCGGCCACGGCAGACGACCGCGAGTCCATTCGCGAACTCGCCCGCGAAACCTGGTACGACACGTACGTGGAACTCGAGCGCGACGTGATCGACGAGACCGTCGACGCCTGGTACAGCGACGAGGAACTCGAGCGCGCGCTCTCGACGCCCGGTACGACGATGCTAGTCTCCGAAGCGGGTGAAGGTAGAATCGTGGGGGTCGCCCACGGCGTCGTCCAGGAGGACGAGGGCGACGTCCTCCGACTGTACGTCCACCCCGACCACCAGCGCGAAGGTATCGGCACGGCCCTCCACGAGCGACTCCGCGAGAACCTCGAGGACTTCAACATGCGTCGCATGCGAGCGATCGACCTCGCGTCGAACGCCGAAGGGCGGACGTTCTACGAAGATCTGGGGTTCGAGAAAACCGGCGAGGGAACGGTCGACATCGGTGGCGAGTCCCGTCAGGAGGTCGTCTACACGCTCGACCTCGAGTGA